From a region of the Bacteroidales bacterium genome:
- a CDS encoding sugar transferase, producing the protein MKRIFDIFFSLIILICTLPFLLIIAILIFLTDFGPVLYKAPRVGKNGKLFKMFKFRTMVVNADKIGASSTTLSDSRITKIGKFLRKTKFDELPQMINVFIGNMSVVGPRPEVKYFTDLFTEEEKAILSVKPGITDFASVWNADEGKILEGTQDPDKAYMKLIWPEKKRLQLKYVKERSFWTDIKIVFLTLLAIIKK; encoded by the coding sequence ATGAAACGAATTTTCGACATATTTTTTAGTTTGATTATTTTGATTTGCACACTGCCATTTCTGTTAATTATAGCGATTTTAATTTTTTTAACCGATTTTGGCCCCGTATTATACAAGGCCCCACGGGTTGGGAAAAACGGCAAACTGTTTAAAATGTTTAAATTCCGGACTATGGTAGTTAATGCGGATAAAATCGGTGCTTCATCCACAACTTTATCAGACTCCAGAATTACAAAAATTGGCAAATTTTTAAGAAAAACAAAATTTGACGAATTACCCCAAATGATTAATGTTTTTATCGGGAATATGAGTGTTGTTGGCCCGAGGCCTGAAGTGAAATATTTTACTGATTTGTTTACAGAAGAAGAAAAAGCGATACTTTCCGTAAAACCCGGTATTACTGATTTTGCATCCGTCTGGAACGCTGATGAAGGTAAAATTCTGGAAGGTACCCAAGACCCAGATAAAGCATACATGAAACTGATATGGCCCGAAAAAAAACGCCTGCAGCTTAAGTATGTGAAGGAACGTAGTTTTTGGACGGATATTAAAATTGTTTTTTTAACTTTGTTGGCTATAATTAAAAAATGA
- a CDS encoding NADH:ubiquinone reductase (Na(+)-transporting) subunit B, translating into MKGLRKYIDKIKPKFEKGGKFEKLGSTFGAFETFLFVPKEVTHTGSHIRDAADLKRTMIAVVIALMPALLFGMWNIGYQFHKAIGTQVSIFADFWFGLQAVLPIIVVSYVTGLAIEFIFAQIRHHEVNEGFLVTGMLIPMIMPVGIPLWIVAVGTAFSVIFVKEVFGGTGMNIFNPALMARAFIFFAYPAKISGDSVWVYGLANGVKPVDGITGATPLSSAALDNIDNIPSMFDLFFGFIPGSVGETSKFAILLGAAILIITGVGSLRIMLSTIAGGVFMSLIFNLIGANHYMEIDPLTQIMMGGFMFGMVFMATDPVTGSQTPTGKIIYGFLIGVFAILIRVFNPAYPEGMMLAILLMNTFAPLIDHIIVRQNTRKRLKRVPQKIQTK; encoded by the coding sequence ATGAAAGGATTAAGAAAATATATTGATAAAATAAAACCTAAGTTTGAGAAAGGCGGGAAGTTTGAAAAACTCGGCTCTACTTTCGGGGCTTTTGAAACTTTTCTGTTTGTCCCAAAAGAAGTTACCCATACAGGGAGCCACATACGCGATGCCGCCGACCTGAAACGCACCATGATAGCCGTGGTCATTGCATTAATGCCCGCCCTTCTTTTCGGCATGTGGAATATCGGGTATCAGTTTCATAAAGCTATCGGGACTCAGGTAAGCATATTTGCTGATTTCTGGTTTGGCTTGCAAGCAGTTCTTCCTATTATAGTGGTTTCTTATGTAACGGGACTTGCCATAGAATTTATTTTTGCACAGATAAGACACCATGAAGTAAACGAAGGATTTCTGGTTACAGGAATGCTTATACCCATGATTATGCCCGTTGGGATTCCTTTATGGATTGTGGCAGTGGGAACGGCATTCTCGGTTATTTTTGTTAAAGAAGTTTTTGGCGGGACCGGAATGAATATTTTCAACCCGGCATTGATGGCGCGAGCATTTATATTTTTTGCATACCCCGCAAAAATTTCCGGTGACAGCGTTTGGGTTTACGGATTAGCAAATGGTGTAAAACCTGTTGATGGTATTACCGGGGCCACCCCTCTTTCTTCAGCAGCCCTTGATAATATCGACAATATACCATCTATGTTTGATTTATTTTTTGGTTTTATCCCGGGTTCAGTCGGGGAAACATCCAAGTTTGCCATCCTGCTTGGGGCTGCAATACTGATTATCACAGGCGTGGGAAGCCTTCGCATTATGTTATCCACCATTGCAGGCGGAGTTTTTATGTCGTTGATATTTAACCTTATTGGGGCAAATCATTATATGGAGATAGACCCGTTAACACAAATAATGATGGGAGGTTTTATGTTCGGAATGGTATTTATGGCTACCGACCCTGTTACAGGTTCTCAGACTCCGACAGGCAAAATAATCTACGGATTCCTAATAGGTGTTTTTGCAATTCTCATCAGGGTGTTTAATCCTGCCTATCCCGAAGGAATGATGCTTGCCATTTTACTGATGAACACCTTTGCACCTTTGATAGACCATATTATAGTCAGACAAAATACTAGAAAACGGCTCAAAAGAGTTCCTCAAAAAATTCAAACAAAATAA
- a CDS encoding glycosyltransferase family 2 protein produces the protein MFNELPFISVIIPFRNEEIYLRGCLDSILDNNYPHNKMEIILVDGMSTDNSPEIIREYKLKFKNIFLYMNPGKTFPIAVNIGIVNSTGEFIFIMGSHAVYHRNYFTLCIETSLKYNADNSGGILNTIGLNKNFIGKAINNVLTSRFGVGNSLFRTGVKEVGEVDTVFGGCYKKSVFDKIGLFNENLTSSSDMDFNTRLRKAGGKILLNPAVVATYYTRNDFRKFLKNNFRNGYWAIIPLKYIDYIPVEFRHLVPLLFVLGIIGLIAASFFSIYFLWVILLGAFIYLCAAYYFSSHFLKDGFKYTLILPFFYFSLHVSYGLGSLFALFGVLFSKNFYRLRFNKKIKQHKFEPKK, from the coding sequence ATGTTTAATGAACTACCTTTTATATCTGTAATTATCCCTTTCAGAAACGAAGAAATTTACCTGAGAGGATGCTTGGATTCCATTCTTGATAATAATTATCCTCATAATAAAATGGAAATTATTTTAGTGGATGGCATGAGTACAGACAATTCTCCAGAAATTATAAGAGAATATAAGTTGAAATTCAAGAACATTTTTTTATATATGAATCCTGGCAAAACATTTCCGATTGCAGTAAATATCGGTATTGTTAATTCTACTGGAGAATTTATTTTTATAATGGGTTCTCATGCTGTATATCATAGAAACTATTTTACCCTTTGTATAGAAACTTCTTTGAAATATAATGCTGATAATTCCGGAGGGATTCTTAATACCATTGGCCTTAACAAAAATTTTATTGGAAAAGCGATAAATAATGTTTTGACAAGCAGGTTTGGCGTGGGAAACTCGTTATTTAGAACCGGAGTAAAAGAAGTTGGTGAAGTGGATACAGTTTTTGGAGGATGCTATAAAAAAAGTGTTTTTGATAAAATCGGATTATTTAATGAAAATCTTACGAGTAGTTCGGATATGGATTTTAATACCCGGCTTCGGAAAGCAGGCGGAAAAATTCTTTTAAACCCGGCAGTTGTTGCAACGTATTATACCCGCAATGATTTTAGAAAATTTTTGAAAAATAATTTTAGAAATGGATACTGGGCAATAATCCCATTGAAGTATATTGATTATATCCCTGTTGAGTTCAGGCATTTGGTTCCCTTATTGTTTGTACTTGGCATAATAGGATTAATTGCGGCATCTTTTTTTTCTATTTACTTTTTATGGGTAATATTGCTAGGTGCATTTATTTATTTGTGTGCAGCATATTATTTTTCTTCACACTTTTTGAAGGATGGTTTCAAATATACTTTGATACTTCCTTTTTTTTATTTCTCACTTCATGTTTCCTATGGGTTGGGGTCGCTGTTTGCCTTGTTCGGAGTATTATTCAGTAAGAATTTCTATCGTTTAAGGTTTAATAAAAAAATTAAACAGCATAAGTTTGAACCGAAGAAATGA
- a CDS encoding NADH:ubiquinone reductase (Na(+)-transporting) subunit D, producing MKNLKLLKSPINLNNPITVQVLGICSALAVTVQLKPALVMALSVTIVTAFSNLIISSLRNTIPSRIRIIVQLIVIAALVIIVDQVLKAYVYETSKKLSVFVGLIITNCILMGRLEAFAMAEKPWKSFLDGIGNGLGYGLILVTVAFFRELLGSGTLFGAHVIPQAFYNLGYMNNGMMILPPMALITIGVIIWVQRSHSRSLIENK from the coding sequence ATGAAAAACCTTAAGCTATTAAAATCACCAATTAATTTGAATAATCCGATAACTGTCCAGGTTCTCGGGATATGTTCAGCGCTGGCAGTGACTGTTCAACTCAAACCGGCATTGGTCATGGCGTTATCCGTCACAATTGTTACTGCTTTTTCAAACCTGATTATTTCATCGCTACGTAATACAATACCATCAAGAATACGAATTATTGTACAACTTATTGTTATTGCTGCACTTGTTATCATTGTTGACCAGGTTCTCAAAGCCTATGTTTATGAAACCAGTAAAAAACTTTCTGTTTTTGTCGGACTTATCATAACTAACTGTATCCTCATGGGGCGGCTTGAAGCTTTTGCTATGGCAGAAAAACCATGGAAATCATTTCTGGATGGTATTGGCAACGGGTTGGGTTATGGACTTATCCTGGTTACGGTTGCTTTTTTTAGAGAATTGCTTGGTTCTGGCACCTTGTTTGGGGCGCATGTAATACCACAGGCATTTTATAACCTAGGATATATGAATAACGGTATGATGATATTACCACCCATGGCGCTTATCACTATTGGAGTTATCATCTGGGTGCAGCGAAGCCACAGCAGAAGCCTGATTGAAAACAAATAA
- a CDS encoding Na(+)-translocating NADH-quinone reductase subunit A, translated as MQVIKIKKGLDIPLKGKAMSMISGSFIPDTIAIKPADFVNVLPKLMVSPGEHVKAGSPLFYNKYDEQIIFTSPVSGEVMEPLRGEKRLIMEIPVKVDKEIEYEKFGTHHLASLDAEAIRSLLLKSGLWTYIRQRPYDIIPSITSIPRDIYISTFDTSPLAPDYNFILKDKMHYFQSGIDALAKLTTGKVNLGNDASITDNIFSKVKNVELIYFKGKHPAGNVGVHIHKTKPINKGETVWYLNPQDVAMIGKFFIEGIYDATRTMAVTGHEAKKPAYYTTIIGGNLSTIIEAQTSQNNIRCISGNVLTGSAINKDGYLGYYHHQLTLIPEGDYYEFIGWMMPGFKKFSHSRLFMSGIFKGKEYDFDTNFHGGERPFVMTGQYEKVFPFDIYPVYLLKAILTEDIDKMEELGIYEVSPEDFALCDFVCTSKTETQMIVRQGLDMIRKEMS; from the coding sequence ATGCAAGTAATTAAAATTAAAAAAGGCCTTGACATTCCGCTTAAAGGAAAAGCTATGAGTATGATAAGCGGCTCTTTCATTCCGGATACCATCGCCATCAAACCCGCTGATTTTGTCAATGTATTGCCCAAGTTGATGGTAAGCCCTGGAGAACATGTAAAAGCCGGCAGCCCGCTTTTTTATAATAAATACGATGAACAAATTATTTTCACATCTCCGGTTAGCGGTGAAGTGATGGAACCACTCCGCGGCGAAAAAAGATTAATAATGGAAATTCCTGTCAAAGTTGACAAGGAAATTGAATATGAAAAATTCGGCACACATCACCTTGCATCTCTGGATGCAGAAGCTATCAGGTCATTACTCCTGAAATCGGGATTATGGACATATATCAGGCAACGTCCTTATGACATCATTCCTTCAATAACTTCAATTCCCAGGGACATATATATTTCAACTTTCGACACATCACCACTCGCTCCTGATTATAATTTTATTTTAAAAGATAAAATGCATTACTTTCAGTCAGGAATTGATGCGTTGGCAAAGCTTACTACAGGAAAAGTGAACTTAGGGAATGATGCAAGTATTACAGACAATATATTTTCGAAAGTTAAAAATGTTGAATTAATTTATTTCAAAGGAAAGCATCCGGCAGGAAATGTAGGAGTGCATATTCATAAAACCAAACCTATTAATAAAGGAGAAACTGTATGGTATTTAAATCCTCAGGATGTCGCTATGATAGGAAAATTCTTTATCGAAGGGATTTATGATGCCACACGCACTATGGCTGTCACAGGCCATGAAGCAAAAAAACCGGCTTACTACACTACTATTATTGGAGGAAACCTTTCAACCATTATTGAAGCACAAACTTCTCAAAATAATATCCGTTGTATAAGCGGAAATGTCCTTACAGGCTCTGCAATAAATAAAGATGGATATCTGGGTTACTATCACCACCAGCTTACACTTATTCCTGAAGGAGATTATTATGAATTTATCGGATGGATGATGCCCGGATTTAAAAAATTCAGCCATTCACGCTTATTTATGAGTGGAATTTTTAAAGGGAAAGAATATGATTTCGATACAAATTTTCACGGAGGAGAACGCCCGTTTGTGATGACCGGACAGTATGAAAAAGTTTTCCCTTTTGATATATACCCGGTATATCTGCTTAAAGCTATACTTACTGAAGATATTGATAAAATGGAAGAATTGGGCATTTATGAAGTCTCTCCCGAAGATTTTGCATTATGTGATTTTGTTTGCACTTCAAAAACCGAGACACAAATGATAGTCAGGCAAGGGCTGGATATGATAAGAAAAGAAATGAGTTAA
- the nqrE gene encoding NADH:ubiquinone reductase (Na(+)-transporting) subunit E: MENLLNLFVRSVFIDNMIFAFFLGMCSFLAVSKTVKTSFGLGIAVTFVLIITAPINWLIDTYILKAGALSWLGSNFADVDLSYLSFIIFIAVIAAIVQLVEMVIEKFSPSLYNALGIFLPLIAVNCAILGVALFVQEREYTSIAEVSVYSFGSGVGWFLAIVSIAAIREKIKYSNVPAPLRGLGITFILTGLMAIAFMSFMGIKI; this comes from the coding sequence ATGGAAAATTTATTAAACTTATTTGTCCGCTCGGTATTTATTGACAACATGATTTTTGCTTTTTTCCTTGGCATGTGTTCATTCCTTGCCGTATCGAAAACTGTAAAAACTTCATTCGGGTTGGGCATTGCAGTTACTTTTGTTCTTATCATCACTGCTCCCATAAACTGGCTTATTGACACTTACATTTTAAAAGCTGGTGCTTTGAGCTGGCTGGGCAGCAATTTTGCAGATGTTGACCTGAGCTATTTAAGCTTCATAATTTTTATTGCCGTTATTGCTGCTATTGTTCAACTTGTTGAGATGGTGATTGAAAAATTCAGCCCTTCGCTTTATAATGCCCTAGGCATTTTTCTTCCGCTGATTGCTGTAAACTGTGCCATTCTCGGTGTTGCTCTTTTTGTTCAGGAAAGAGAGTACACATCCATTGCCGAAGTTTCCGTTTATTCTTTTGGTTCCGGTGTAGGGTGGTTTCTTGCCATTGTGTCCATTGCTGCCATACGTGAAAAAATTAAATACTCAAATGTTCCGGCGCCGCTCAGGGGGCTTGGAATAACTTTCATACTTACCGGCTTGATGGCCATTGCTTTTATGAGTTTTATGGGTATTAAAATATAG
- a CDS encoding multidrug efflux SMR transporter, whose product MEWFYLLIAGIFEIGWPLGFKLSQINHEGKWLWILLSVISMGLSGLFLWFAQRTIPIGTAYAVWTGIGACGTFLIGIIFFKDPATIVRMMSVLLIVIGIVGLKLAH is encoded by the coding sequence ATGGAATGGTTTTATCTACTTATTGCCGGAATATTTGAAATAGGATGGCCTCTGGGTTTTAAGCTTTCTCAGATTAATCATGAGGGTAAGTGGTTGTGGATTTTACTGTCGGTGATATCTATGGGTTTAAGCGGCTTGTTTTTATGGTTTGCACAACGAACAATACCGATTGGTACGGCTTATGCCGTTTGGACAGGTATTGGCGCCTGCGGCACATTCCTTATTGGAATCATATTCTTCAAAGACCCAGCAACTATCGTAAGGATGATGTCGGTTTTGCTTATAGTAATAGGTATTGTGGGCTTAAAACTGGCGCACTAA
- the nqrC gene encoding NADH:ubiquinone reductase (Na(+)-transporting) subunit C: MFSNRYIIIYSAIMVIIVAIALTFIAVLLKPKQQYNIKVEKMQNILASANIESTVDNAEELYKKHIKETFVINNKGEMISNTDAFGIDLYMELKKPVEKRNLPVFVCVKEKDEHLIIVPIRGKGLWGPIWGYVAFNKDLNTIEGAIFDHKGETPGLGSEINTQAFSSQFFGKSIFNDEGKFVSIEVIKGGASPENKHGVDAISGGTITSKGLEKMLYDCLEPYVAYFKANHQN; this comes from the coding sequence ATGTTTAGCAATAGATACATCATCATATATTCCGCAATAATGGTCATCATTGTTGCAATAGCACTGACATTTATTGCAGTGCTGCTTAAACCCAAACAGCAATATAATATTAAGGTCGAAAAGATGCAGAACATTCTTGCTTCTGCCAATATTGAATCTACTGTGGATAACGCGGAAGAACTCTACAAGAAACACATTAAAGAAACTTTTGTTATTAATAACAAAGGTGAAATGATAAGTAATACGGATGCTTTTGGAATAGATTTGTATATGGAGCTGAAAAAGCCCGTTGAAAAACGTAACCTTCCGGTTTTTGTGTGTGTTAAGGAAAAAGATGAGCATTTAATTATTGTTCCTATCCGCGGAAAAGGCCTCTGGGGACCGATATGGGGATATGTGGCTTTTAATAAAGATTTAAACACAATAGAAGGCGCTATATTTGACCATAAAGGGGAAACTCCGGGGCTTGGCTCAGAGATTAATACCCAGGCTTTCAGTAGTCAATTTTTTGGCAAGTCTATCTTTAATGATGAAGGCAAGTTTGTATCAATAGAAGTAATAAAAGGCGGCGCTTCGCCTGAAAACAAACACGGTGTGGATGCCATCTCGGGGGGGACTATCACCAGCAAAGGTCTGGAAAAAATGCTATACGACTGTCTGGAACCTTATGTGGCCTATTTTAAAGCAAATCATCAAAATTGA
- a CDS encoding pyruvate dehydrogenase complex E1 component subunit beta, with translation MCSNSKKINFGLAINQAIHQLMETDSSVFLIGQGVKSPWYVGNTCTGLVERFGEERIIDTPVSENAMTGAAVGAAIAGMKAIVVHPRVDFVLYAFDPIINQAANWHYMNGGKSNAPIVFWLIVNRGGEQAAQHSQALHSLFAHIPGLKVVAPSTPYDAKGLFISSVLDENPVVFIDDRWLYRFQDDVPAEMYQVPIGKAIIRTEGDDCTLVSFSYMAQESINAAEELKKKSISIEFIDLRTVKPIDEETIINSVKKTGRLVIADGSWKTGSVAAEIATRVNELAFGFLKSPVQRVCLNDVPAPASGSLEKAYYKTKDDIIEAIRKIL, from the coding sequence ATGTGTTCAAATAGTAAAAAAATAAATTTTGGGCTGGCTATCAATCAAGCTATCCACCAATTGATGGAAACAGATTCTTCCGTGTTTTTAATCGGGCAGGGTGTGAAAAGCCCCTGGTACGTTGGAAATACATGCACTGGACTTGTTGAACGATTTGGAGAAGAACGTATAATAGACACTCCTGTTTCTGAAAATGCCATGACAGGTGCTGCAGTGGGGGCTGCCATTGCCGGAATGAAGGCCATTGTGGTGCATCCCCGTGTAGATTTTGTTTTGTATGCTTTTGACCCTATCATCAATCAGGCAGCCAACTGGCATTATATGAATGGAGGAAAATCTAATGCCCCGATCGTATTTTGGTTGATTGTTAATCGGGGGGGCGAACAGGCAGCCCAGCATTCCCAGGCATTGCATTCGCTCTTTGCACATATCCCGGGTTTAAAAGTTGTTGCGCCTTCAACACCTTATGATGCCAAGGGGTTGTTTATTTCTTCTGTACTTGATGAAAACCCTGTTGTTTTTATAGATGACAGGTGGCTCTATCGTTTTCAGGATGACGTTCCTGCTGAAATGTATCAGGTTCCAATTGGTAAAGCAATAATCCGCACAGAAGGCGATGATTGCACGCTGGTTTCATTTTCATACATGGCTCAGGAATCTATAAATGCAGCAGAAGAACTGAAGAAGAAAAGTATCAGCATCGAATTTATTGATTTACGGACTGTTAAGCCGATTGATGAAGAAACCATAATCAATTCGGTAAAGAAAACGGGCCGTCTGGTTATAGCTGATGGCTCGTGGAAAACAGGAAGCGTGGCGGCTGAAATTGCTACGAGGGTTAATGAATTGGCATTTGGTTTTTTAAAATCTCCGGTACAACGAGTTTGCCTGAATGATGTTCCAGCACCTGCTTCAGGCAGCCTGGAAAAAGCATATTACAAAACCAAAGATGACATAATTGAAGCAATAAGAAAAATTCTCTGA
- the nqrF gene encoding NADH:ubiquinone reductase (Na(+)-transporting) subunit F, giving the protein MIILSSGLGLLLILGVSTFLFISMLLVIMLLFAKAKLTPSGPVMIKLNGEKELQVNSGSSLLSTLSAAKVFLPSACGGGGTCGMCRCQVVSGGGSILPTEVGFFSRRQIFDNWRLGCQVKVRESLEIQVPPEIFGIKKWECEVISNRNVATFIKEFVVKLPEGETLDFLSGGYVQIDVPKCEVDYKDIIVEEKFIDDWKKLKMFDLKMKNTEEVFRAYSMANHPAEGNIVMLNIRIATPPWDKKIKGFMKVNPGICSSYIFSRQPGDKVMVSGPYGEFHIKHTDKEMIYIGGGAGMAPLRSHIFHLFHSEKTKRKVSYWYGARSLREIFYEEDFRAIEKENPNFKFNIALSEPLPEDNWKGYSGFIHQVVFDNYLNKHPEPEDIEYYLCGPPMMNDAVFKMLDSLGVPKENIAFDDFGG; this is encoded by the coding sequence ATGATTATACTCAGTTCTGGCTTGGGATTATTACTGATACTTGGCGTTTCAACTTTCCTGTTTATTAGTATGCTATTGGTAATCATGCTGCTTTTTGCCAAAGCAAAGCTAACGCCTTCAGGCCCTGTTATGATTAAACTAAACGGAGAAAAAGAATTGCAGGTTAATTCCGGTTCATCGCTACTTTCCACATTGTCTGCAGCCAAAGTGTTTTTGCCTTCTGCTTGCGGCGGGGGTGGAACCTGCGGCATGTGTCGCTGTCAGGTTGTAAGCGGAGGTGGCAGCATACTACCCACTGAAGTTGGGTTCTTTTCACGCAGGCAGATATTTGACAACTGGCGTCTGGGATGCCAGGTAAAAGTCAGGGAAAGTCTGGAAATCCAAGTTCCACCAGAAATATTCGGCATAAAAAAATGGGAGTGTGAAGTAATCTCTAACCGTAATGTGGCAACTTTTATAAAGGAATTTGTAGTAAAACTCCCCGAAGGCGAAACATTGGATTTCCTCTCCGGGGGCTATGTACAGATAGATGTCCCCAAATGTGAGGTGGATTATAAAGATATAATTGTCGAAGAAAAATTCATCGACGATTGGAAAAAACTTAAGATGTTTGACCTTAAAATGAAAAACACCGAAGAAGTTTTCCGGGCATACTCTATGGCAAATCACCCTGCCGAAGGAAATATCGTCATGCTGAATATCCGCATCGCCACTCCACCCTGGGATAAAAAAATAAAAGGATTTATGAAAGTAAATCCCGGAATATGTTCGTCTTATATTTTTTCACGTCAACCGGGAGATAAAGTTATGGTTTCCGGTCCGTACGGAGAGTTTCATATCAAACACACCGATAAAGAAATGATATATATTGGCGGCGGTGCCGGTATGGCACCCCTGCGCTCGCACATTTTTCATCTTTTCCATTCTGAAAAAACTAAACGGAAAGTTTCATACTGGTACGGGGCACGTTCACTGCGCGAAATATTCTATGAAGAAGATTTCAGAGCTATTGAAAAAGAAAATCCCAATTTTAAATTCAACATCGCATTGTCAGAGCCTTTACCTGAAGACAACTGGAAAGGATATTCCGGTTTTATTCACCAAGTGGTTTTTGACAACTACTTAAACAAACATCCGGAACCTGAAGATATTGAATATTATCTCTGCGGCCCTCCAATGATGAACGATGCCGTATTTAAAATGCTAGACAGTCTGGGTGTACCAAAAGAAAATATTGCCTTTGACGACTTCGGCGGTTAA
- a CDS encoding thiamine pyrophosphate-dependent dehydrogenase E1 component subunit alpha, producing MNYSREFLENLYRTMLRIRLCEESLVEPILHGEIKTPCHLYSGQEAIATGVCAALESKDYIFGNHRSHGHYLAKGGDMASMIAEIYGKETGCSRGRGGSMHLISPENGVMGIVPIVSGTISLATGASLASKIRKDGKVTVSFFGDGATGEGVLYESLNFAALKKLPIIFACENNLYSTHLPINEIRTNRNIYQIANPFEIESFRVDGNNVIEVYETAVKAAELCRNNKGPVFIEFLTYRFRGHVGPDDNIQGSHTDIRPKQEIEEWLKKDPIKRFRDYLEKEILLTQDDFDKIQIETEAEVLKAKEFAVNSPLPKEEELCRYVFK from the coding sequence ATGAATTATTCCCGAGAATTTCTAGAAAATCTTTACCGCACTATGCTTCGTATTCGTTTATGCGAAGAAAGTTTGGTTGAGCCGATTTTACATGGAGAAATTAAAACCCCATGCCATTTGTATTCCGGACAGGAAGCGATTGCTACCGGGGTCTGTGCCGCTCTTGAAAGCAAAGACTATATTTTTGGCAATCATCGCTCCCATGGCCATTACCTGGCAAAAGGCGGCGATATGGCATCTATGATTGCAGAAATTTATGGAAAGGAAACCGGATGCTCACGAGGCAGAGGTGGCTCCATGCACCTTATCTCTCCCGAAAATGGTGTGATGGGCATTGTGCCTATAGTTTCCGGTACTATTTCGTTGGCAACGGGTGCATCTTTAGCATCAAAAATCAGAAAAGACGGAAAGGTTACAGTAAGCTTTTTTGGAGATGGAGCTACCGGCGAAGGTGTATTATATGAATCATTAAACTTTGCTGCATTAAAGAAATTACCCATTATTTTTGCCTGTGAAAACAACCTGTATTCAACGCATTTACCCATCAATGAAATTCGTACAAACCGAAATATTTACCAGATTGCCAATCCCTTTGAAATAGAATCTTTCAGAGTGGACGGAAATAATGTGATTGAAGTATATGAAACTGCGGTTAAAGCCGCTGAATTATGCCGTAATAATAAAGGCCCTGTTTTCATAGAATTTCTCACTTATCGTTTTCGCGGACATGTTGGTCCGGATGATAACATACAGGGCTCGCATACCGATATTCGCCCCAAACAGGAAATTGAAGAATGGCTTAAGAAAGACCCGATTAAACGGTTCAGGGATTATCTCGAAAAAGAAATCTTATTAACGCAAGATGATTTTGATAAAATTCAGATTGAAACCGAAGCGGAAGTGTTAAAAGCCAAAGAATTTGCTGTTAACAGTCCATTACCAAAAGAAGAGGAACTTTGCCGTTATGTGTTCAAATAG